A window of Strigops habroptila isolate Jane chromosome 5, bStrHab1.2.pri, whole genome shotgun sequence genomic DNA:
CCTGCAGTGAGTGGGGCGGCAGGGGGGCACTTGCTGCCCATCCCCAGTCACAACTTAAAATGattgcatatatatacacatagatTAACCTATTCAATTATACCATGCAAAATGCAGCCACTCCTCCAGAAAGGAGGAGTATTTTATTGATtgttattaaaagaaagctgCATCTCTCTCTAGATGGGCTTTCAGCGTTGCTGTCCTTCCATGTTTCATGTGTCTTGTTGGTTTTAGCAGTGTGGGATGAGGGGCGGCTGGACCAGAGGCTGCTAATGATGTTCTCCCCACCCTGACCCAGCCATGGCAGGGGCACACGGCTGGCAGCTCTAACCCACTTCCCGGCACCCAGCTGTGCTGGATCCCTCTTGTCATTTACACATCTACCTGGCTGCAATAAATTGGTGTTTTCTATATGTCAGCTGCCACATAAATATGAAGCCCCTCCTTGGAGAAGAGCAGATTAACAACTCAGGGTAGCTGTTGCAGTCCTGGCAAAGCTAGTGTCATTGAATGTAGCTCTAAAAGATGTATGGGCCATGCCCTGTAAACAGAAACTTtgattaagaaaatgaaaaaatatgaacatttgTCATGGGTACAATAATATTTCATAGCAACTGTGAAGAGGTGAATCATGACCGAGGCTTTCCCACTTAGAGCTGACATCCATATTCCAGCTGTGTTGCTTTATGAGTGCACAATAAAACCTATCAAACACAGCACCCCTCTGCACCTCTCCCCCCCAGCCACAAGCACTTTATCTCTAAATTGCAGGCTGCTTTTTAGTACCTAACCAATTTAGTCTAATTAATACTCAGGACCCCATAGGCAAAATGTTGAATAGACCATTTGTTGTGACACTAAAGCATCATTTAACACAGAGACAAATACCAAACAGGACAAACAGGAAATAGCCATCTCAGCCTGGTGGGCCACCTCTGAAGGAAGGACCGTCCCaggagggctgtgctggggtcCTGCTGCATCATGGGCATAGCTGGGCACTTGGTGCAGAGCAgccactttcttttccttttccccttttccgTTCTCTATTTTCcgtttccctttttcttttcctttccatttccctttccgTTTCCCTTTCCCACCATGTCCAGCagacccagcactgagcaccgCAGGGAGATGGGATCCTTGGTCCCATGGCGGGGtctgcagggaaggggcagcaaCTCTGTAACAGGGAGTTTGTCTAATTGAGTCCAGCACCTGCCCAAGGCACTTAGTAGAGAGCTTTGGGAAAGTTGGAAGGGAGTTTAGAAGGGCACTGCAGCAGGACACTGCAGTGGGATGGTTGCCAGCTGTGGAACTGAGAGGGCAGGAGCAGATCTGGTGCATGCAGAGAGGCACAGTGCCTCTGGTCCTGGTGCTCAGTGTGGGATGCTATGCTGCACTTCCCTCTTCGAGGCTAGGCCATGGGCGTCTCATGACCTCTCCCTTTAAAGGAGGGTAATGGGGAGACCTCAGTGGGAAAGGTGGTAGAGAAGgtcattaaaaaatgcaaaggcaGGGGGCCTTAAGGAATGAGTTTGAGAATGTACAATGCCTTTCTCAAGCACATGCAAGCATCCGTGGTGATGGGGTTCATGCTGGAGATGTGGGGAACCCCCCACCAGGCAGTCTCTGGAGGATGGGTGctttggcagcaggagctggtaAGACACCAAGTATGATGCTATATCAAAAGCACATAGGATAGGAGCATGAAGACAGTGCCAAATCTGTCCTTACCAACATTCCCTCTATGTtgctgcagggccaggcagCGATGGGCTGCCTGTGGGCAGCAGGGAGACAGTGATGGGAATGGCAGCCAGCCCCAttgaggaggcagcagagaccCTCGCAGCCAGCACTGGTGGGAGGGGAAATGccactgaggaggaggaggaggacgaggaggaggaggaagaggaggacacTGAAGAGGATGAAGTTCAGGTGATCGAAATCAAGAAGGAGAACAGCGAGGCATCCCATCTAAAGCAGTATGACAGCAGCAAGGAGGCATCTCCCCTGACCACCCCTGGCTGGAACTCCCCAGTGGAGAAACCAGGGGAGCAGCccagcctggggaaaaaaaatgatatCTCCAGACACAGCTATTCTAGGTACAACACAATCTCCTATCGGAGGATTAGAAAAGGAAACACCAAACAGCGAATCGATGAATTTGAATCCATGATGCACTTATAAACTGAGGTGAAGAATTGCTTAATGGGCCGAGTGTTCactctggttttgattttcttttttgtttcaccCAAGACATGTCTCTTCACACAACATGAGGtcactgcttttttcctttttgtatatGATATCATAATACACTgttaaaatttaacatttttgctttggCAGTGGGCAGAGGCGTCcataacacaggaaaataaataatcagtTTGCTAAATATAATACCATTTGATTTTAAGTTTATCCTCTTATTTTCTATCCAACTTTTGTAACCATATTCAAACAATAGGATGTCTTGAACTGGCTGGGGTTTCTCTAGCTGCCGACATACACGCGATCCATGCTGTCAGCCGTGCTGGTAATGagttggcagcagcagctcactggTACTGGCCAGGGCAGAGAGAATAATAAAAGAGATGACTGTCTGCAGCCCCACCACACTCTGTTTTGCTGTCCGTCCATGCTGGTGTCTCACGGTGCACTGACAGCCACCTCTTGCTAGCAACCATGCATTCCTACCTTCTGCTGGTGGGATAGAAGGATATTTGCATTCATGGGCAGATGCTGGTATGCAGGAATTACAAAAGACGAGAAGGCATCGCGGCCCCTATTCCCACACTGCCATGACTAAGGCCTCTCATGGGTAGCTGAATTCCTTACGCAGCACTATAATCAGTACCAGATAGGATTGGCACTGTCTGCTGGCCCCTGCCTGCTATGGTGAGAGATGTCAGTGTGGATGTCTTTAGACATGATGTTGCTTGCCCACTGCAGCCCACACCGTGGCCACTGCCGGCTCATGCAGTGCTGCATTCTAGCTCGCATGTTCTGGGTGCTAGCATGAAACCATGGGTGCAGCCAGCCCAAACAGCAGCCGGTGATGAAgcagctcctcttccccacTGCCCTCCCTCCGCGCTGTGGTGGTGCCCAGCCCCAGTACCATGGACTCTTGTGAGTGGTGGCCGGCTGCAGTGCCTGACCCCACGAGCCTGGGGCAGAGGTGCCTTTGGGGGGTGGTACCGGTGGCTGGTGCCATCTACAGTGGCACAGCTGGGCTCTGGGATGCGCTGAAGGGCAGCGGCTTGCACACTGTGTATGCAGGGCATGGCACATGCCTGTGTGTGCTTCACCTGGCAAAACCAACTGCTGCCAGTTGGTTGTACTTTCCCAATGCCACCAGTTTAGCCTCTCTTACATGTCGTCTTGATTTCATGCTAAGTTTAGATGcaaaattttaaagatttttttgtcaAAGCCAGGCAAGTTTTATGCATTAATTGTTTTTGTGTCATCTGAAcacaacatttttccttttttaaaatccttgGTTTAACTACGGTGTAATTGATGCAGCgttttttaactgttttacGGATAGATTTGTCTTGAGTTGGGACTAAGCTTTGCAAATGTCATCCCAGAAAGCATCTGGGAAAGTTGAGAGCAGCTGACAAAGGGAGAGGAGGTAAGAATGAGATTAGACACTGGCTTCAGTTGCAGTGGCCTCCTTCAGCCATAAGCGCTTTTGTAAGGATTAGTTTTacatctccagcagcactgagtATCGTTTTGACTTTTCTTGTGCTACATAGGGGCAATTATTTATTGGCAACGTGAAAATAATAAATGGCAATTCTGTATTGTACAAACCAGACACAGCCCTCATTGTGCTATTCAGACTTGTTTATTTGCTCTTTGGTTTGTGGAAGTTCAGAGGTTTGCTTGTATGAACTTATACTGTGGGTTTGTTTGCCTGCTGACAGCTGCCCCCCATCGCTCCTCTCGCAGAGAGTCCTCTAAGAGCAATGCATTTCTCTTAAAGATGTGGCCATTGCTCGGGCTGTCAGTGACTTGCTGAGGCTGTGAATGGCAAAGCGCTGCTCTGAGCTGGCCAACCTCAGGTTCAAGTACTGGCACCACGGCTGAGGTGGGGCTGGGGACCACTACCTCCCTGCCATGCCATTCAGCCTGATTTGCACTTCGGAATGTCAGTAACAAATTTGCTTTACTGCGATTAACAAGTGCGAtagggaagaaaacaacaaaaccccatagcaaaataaaaatcagagctaAAGTGCGCACCTTTGTGCATTGCTGAGAAGCTAGTGTTAAAACACTAGGGATGATGTTGTGGCAAGGCCAGGGGCTGACAGGCAGTATGAACCCGTGCCCATCAAGGTCAACAGCACATGCAGGCGCTTGCGCTTGGCTCTGGAAAAGCTGCTAAGGCTGGATGTGTGGGATCTGAGCCGGTGGCTCATGCTGGTGACCCAGCTGGCTTTCAGCAGTGTGGGACACCAGGAAAAGCTGTCTGTATCGCAGCAAAAGGCATGACTGCTGCAGCAGGTACTCTTCAAGCGGGGTGGAGAGATCGGCACTGGGGCCAAGCAAGGGAAAGCCCCAGAACAGGCAGACACCCAGTGGGATGGAAAGCCAGAGTTCAAATACTTCCCACACAATCCTGGGTGAGGAGAGCAGTAGCAGCATTTCATCACCTGGGACTTTGCTGTCACGATTCCCATC
This region includes:
- the ERMN gene encoding ermin, which encodes MTEEVPSASGMPECNGSVPLEKGPLQVIGEIAKSVGTVPYANAEMSPDAPHAEENQEENRNSLAEDIVHGDFDGEKQCKEKREENDGTLQQGSADIQDMGTDGQESEEGPGSDGLPVGSRETVMGMAASPIEEAAETLAASTGGRGNATEEEEEDEEEEEEEDTEEDEVQVIEIKKENSEASHLKQYDSSKEASPLTTPGWNSPVEKPGEQPSLGKKNDISRHSYSRYNTISYRRIRKGNTKQRIDEFESMMHL